In Phorcysia thermohydrogeniphila, the DNA window TACCACTACGGGAAACCTGTACTCGTTCAGGGAGTAGTAGGCGTTTGTAACGATTTTTTCCACAGAGAAGAAGAAGAGGCCGACGCTGTATCCCACAAGGACGAGGTAAGTTCCTGTAAGGTCTTTCTCGGTGAAGTTTCCGTGGTTAAAGACTACGTCAACTATTGGCTTTCCGAAGAATATTAGCCCTACGCTTGCCGGTATGACGATTGCAGAGCACAGGGTAAGGCCTGTGAGGAGCTCCTTCTCAAAACTTTTCCTTGAGCGTTTTGCAAGCCTTGGGAGGAGAACCTGAGATAGGCCGATTGCAAACATTCCAAGGGGAAGCTGGACAAACCTGTTTGCGTAGTAAAGGTATGAGATAGCTCCAGCCGTCAGAAAGGAGGCTAAAACAGTGTCTATCAGCATAGAAAACTGCCTTACGGCAAATCCAAATATTCCCGGAATGATGTTTTTAAGTGTCTCTTTAACCTCTTTTGAAAGTCCCAAGAGGGGCTTTACAGGAAAGTTCAGTCTCTTTAAGAAGATGAGCTGGAGGAGAACCTGAAAAGCTCCCCCCGCTATAACTCCTACGGCAAGGGCTTCTACTGAGAGTTTGTCGTAGAGCAGGAGGGCAGAAGCAATTAAGCTCAGGTTAAAGAGTGCAGTTGAGAAGGCCGGCGCAAAGAAGTGTTCAAAGCCGTTGAGAATTCCACCGTAAAAGGCTACAAGGCTAACCAAAAAGATGTAGGGAAACATCTCCCTTAAGAGCCTTACCGTGAGGGGGTATTGCTCCTCAGGAAGTCCCGGGGCAACGAGCTTAACGATGAGGGGGGCTAAGAGCTCCCCAAGAACTACCGTTATTAAAAGGGAAAGGAGCAGTATGGAGAAAAACTCTCCGGCAAATTTCTTTGCCTCTTCCCTTGATACCTTTAGCTTACGGGAAAAGGCTGGGGTAAAGGCGGAGCTGAAAGCTCCTTCAGCAAATATTCTCCTTAGTAGGTTGGGAATCCTAAAGGCGACGAAGAATGCGTCCGTTAAGCTGGTAGCTCCAAAGAGTGTAGCAATTATGACGTCCCTTGCTAATCCTAAAACTCTACTTCCAAAGATGGAGAGTGATACAATAAGAGACGATTTGACCACCGATTTCGCCATAGTAGAGGAATTATAGTGAAAGTTTGTATTATTGGTGCTGGCGTTGTTGGCAGTTACCTTGCCAAAAGGCTGTCCCGCGAGAACCACGAGATAGCAGTTGTTGACGTTAACGCCGATAAGGCTTCCCAGCTTGCCTACGGCTATGACATCCTTAGCGTTAACTGTGACGCTCTTAGCGTC includes these proteins:
- the murJ gene encoding murein biosynthesis integral membrane protein MurJ gives rise to the protein MAKSVVKSSLIVSLSIFGSRVLGLARDVIIATLFGATSLTDAFFVAFRIPNLLRRIFAEGAFSSAFTPAFSRKLKVSREEAKKFAGEFFSILLLSLLITVVLGELLAPLIVKLVAPGLPEEQYPLTVRLLREMFPYIFLVSLVAFYGGILNGFEHFFAPAFSTALFNLSLIASALLLYDKLSVEALAVGVIAGGAFQVLLQLIFLKRLNFPVKPLLGLSKEVKETLKNIIPGIFGFAVRQFSMLIDTVLASFLTAGAISYLYYANRFVQLPLGMFAIGLSQVLLPRLAKRSRKSFEKELLTGLTLCSAIVIPASVGLIFFGKPIVDVVFNHGNFTEKDLTGTYLVLVGYSVGLFFFSVEKIVTNAYYSLNEYRFPVVVSAVTLVFNFIVNLFLCFVLGLGASGLALGTSLTSLLNVTVLLRELERRYGISTKGELFRKANSYLLSSIPVALVSTGGALLYFSLEGFLLKVLAVTLTILIAAVTYATTLVVRKDPIISLIKEKEG